Within the Chloroflexota bacterium genome, the region CGGCAGCCCTACCCGATTGAGGAGACCCAGCGCAGGATGGACGAGCGCGACCTGCCCCGACGGCTCATCGCGCGGCTCTCGTTCGGCTGGTAGCGGGAACTTCCAGGCGCTTCTCGGCGTCTCAAGGATGGCAAACCCACCCGTGGCGCGACGCCTCATTCCGAATATTGCGGCTGCGGACAAACGTGCCGGGGTGGAGCAAGGAGGAGAGAGCATGGCCAAGAAACGATGGGCTTGGGTCATCGGCGCGGTGATGGTTGCGACGCTGTTGGGGGCGTGCGGGTCTCCTGCAACGCCGGTTCAGGACGGCGCAACCAAAAGCACCTATGGCGGCGAACTGCCGCCGGTGGCTCCCACGATGGTGCCGGCCCCCGCCCCGGGCCAGCCCGATGGCGGACGGGGGAATGCCTCGCTCGTCTCGGACGTGGAGGCGCGCAAAGTCATCCAGACGGCTAGCCTGAAGATCACCGTCAAGGACACGGCAGCGGTGCTGGACGCGGTGCAGAGCCTGGCGAAGGAACTGGGCGGCTACGTGGTAACGTCCAACGCATGGCGCGAGACCGAACAACTGCGGGCGCAGGTTACGCTCCGCGTGCCTGCTGACCAACTCCAGGCCGCGCTCCAGCGGATTCGCGCCCAGGCGATCAAGGTGGACGCCGAATCCATTTCCGGCGAGGACGTTACACAGGAATACACCGACATTGAGTCTCGTCTGCGCAACCTGCGCGCCACCGAGAAGGAACTGCTGGAACTGTTGACGACCGCCCGTGAGAAGACGGGCAAGACCGAGGACGTGCTGGCCATCTTCCGCGAGTTGACCCAGATTCGCGAGCAGATTGAGATGCTGCAGGGCCGCCAGCAATACCTGGACACCATGACGGCCATGGCGACCATCAGCGTGGACATCTGGCCGGAGCCGCTGGAAAAGCCGATTGTGGAACCCGGCTGGAAGCCGCTCAAGACGCTGCGCGACGCCTTCCGCGCGCTCACCCAGACCGGCCAGGTGTTGGTGGACGGGTTGATCTGGCTGGTGGTCTATGGGGTGCCGGTGCTGGCGCTCATCGCGGCGCCGGTGGTGCTCATCGTGTGGGCGGTGCGCCGTTCCCGCCGCCGCAAGGCCGCCCCCTCGCAGTAGAAACCGAGCCGAACGTCAGAGAGCGCGCTCCCGATCGCAAGCCTGTACCCACGCGCAGGGGCGCGCTCTTGTGCTGCTCGGCGCCTGAGGCCGGCCCCTAGCGGATCGGCCCCAGCCACATCCCCCCATCCACGAGCCGTGCATCTATGACATGCGCGCCCACGTCCACCAGGATGACGCGCCCGAAGCGAAGCATGGTGGGTCCAGGGGCCAGGGCCTTGAAGCGCACGCGCATGAGCGTCGCGCTGCCCTGGATGGGAGGCGCCGGCTCCAGGAGGGTGGCCGCGAAACGGATGACGCCCGCCCCCGCGTCCACCTGGTTGAGCGCCACGAACGCCGTGCGGCCGCCGAACACCTCACCCACGACCACCTGGATACCATCGGTGTTGGGGTCGGCATCTTGCACTTCCAATGCGGCGGGGTCGTACCGCACCTCTACCTCGCAGCCATAGAGGTTCACGATGGCCGAAGCCCGCACCTGGACTTCGGCGATTTGCCCCACCGGCAGGAAGCGGAACCCCGGCCAGAACCCCAACGCCGGGTGGGGGATTTGGGCCACAGCCGGCGAGGGAATGAGCAAGCACATCAGCACCGCGCAGACGAACAAGGACACATACCGTCGCATCGCACACCTCCTTGGCGATCCCGCAAATGGCGAACCCAGGAGTTCGGGGGTGTCGTGTGCATGAGTGCCGAACTCGTTCTCATTATACCACAACTTTCGCTTGCGCACCGCCGCGCTTTGTAGTACACTCGTTCCACGTGGAGATTGGGGAGGAAGAACGATGAACATCCTGGAGTTTGAGCCTCTGCGGCGGATTCGCCAGAACCACGCGCTGGAACATGCGACCATTCACCTGCTCACCCGCAGCGACCCTTCGCGCCACTTTGTGGGCAGGAGCACCCCGCGCGGCTTCTACATCTACGGCCAGGTAGACACGCAGACGGTGGCCGACGCCGTGTCCGAGGCGTTGGCGCGGCTGCGGGCTGGCGAAAGCGAACTGGCCATCCACCCGCGGTGCGGAACGGGCATCGCCACGACGGGCATCCTGGCGGGGCTGGCCGCCTTCGCCACGCTGGGGCTCCGCCGCAAACGCTCCCTGGCCGACCTGCCGGCGGTCATCACGGCCACGACGCTGGCGGCGCTGGTGGCCCAGCCGCTGGGTCTCGCCGTCCAGCAGCAGTTCACCACAGACGCGAACGTTGAGGGCGTGCAGATCGCGCGCGTGGAACGGCTGGAGGCAGGCCGCATGGTGGCGCACCGCGTGATCCTGGAGCGCGACTGAGCATGTTCTACATCTTTGACGGCGACGACGACTTCTCGCGCGACGAGGCACTGGCGGCGCTGAAGGCGGAACTCGGCCCCGCCGACATCGTGAGCCTGAACACGAGCGTCCTTGACGGCGCGGCGGTGTCGCTGGAAGAACTCCGACACGCGTGCGACAGCATCCCGTTCTTCGGCAACGCGCGGCTTGTCATCGTCAAGGGCCTGCTCACCCGCCTTCACGCGCCGCCACGGAGGAAGCCCAGCGCCGCCGAGCAGGAAGAGGGCGAAGAGGCCGAGCCGACGGTTGGTCCCGCTCAGAAGGACTACCGCGCGCGTCTGCTGGAGTATCTGCCCGCGCTCCCGCCCACGACGCACCTGGTCTTCCTGGAGTCGGCGCTCCTCCCCAGCAAAAGCCCGTTCGTGGCGCTCCTCGCCGAGCACCCCGACAAGGGCCGCCGCCAGACCTTCATCCTCCCGAACCCGCGCAGCCGCGATGGAGAGGCCCAACTGGCCGCGTGGATACGCGCCCGCGCCAAGGCCAAAGGCGCGCGCATAGACGAAGCGGCGGTGAACGCCCTCGTTGAACTCATCGGGAGCGATTTGCGCCTCATGGATTCCGAACTGGAGAAACTGGCGGCCTACTGCGCCGAGGGCCTCATCACCCTGGGGGACGTTCGGCAATTGGTGCCGCTGGCCCGCGAAGCCGTCGTGTGGGATCTCATTGACGCTATCGCGCAGAAGCGCCTTCGCGCGGCGCTGGACACGCTGCGCCGACTGCTCCACGAGGGCGAGCCTCCCCTGCGCATCTTCGGCCTGATGGTGAGCGAGTACCGGCTACTGATTCAGGCGAGGACGCTCGCCGACCAGGGTTACAGCGAGGAGCGCATCGCCGCGCGGCTGGGGGTGCATCCGTGGCGACTGCGCCAGCGGATGGAGACCGCACGGCGCGGCTCCGCCGAAAGCCTGAAGGCGACCTACCGCCTGCTGCTGCAGACCGACATGGAGATCAAAACCGGCATCCAGGAACCCGAAGCGGCGCTGGAGTTCCTCGTGGCCAGCCTGTGCCGATGAAGCACTCATGCGCAAAGAAAAAGGGAGCGAGGCCAGCCCCGCGCCCCGCTCCCTGAACCTATCGCGGCCTAAGCCGCGCGGTTCTGCGCCTCGTCGTCGTAGCCCACCCAAACGTGATGGCGCAGGATGTTGGATGCGGCCAACACCCTCACCCCTTCTAGCGCCAGCGTGTGGCCGTTGAGGTCGGCGGGATGGATGTAGCAGGTGTTGGGCGCGCGCCCGAACTTCTCGCGGTAGCGCTCCATCGCCTCGCGCACGCGCTGCTCCAGCGCCTTCTTCGGGTCGCCATCGTACCACAGCAAGCCGATTCTCATAGGAGTCCTCCCCCGCGCCCAGGCTCAATGGACACGGTGTCTTCGTCGCCGATGAGGGTAAAGGTACGCTGCCCTTCGCCGCCATAGTTCGCCGTTGGCGGCAGGTAGGGCATTCGCATGGGCTGGGCTTGCCCGCCGCCCGCCACAACGATAACCGGCGGGTAGCCTGCCTGCTTGCGCTCCTCGTCCTTCTTCTCACGGCGGGCCAGGAACAGGAGGATGATCAGCACCATGGGGATGCTGGCGGCCACCCCCAGCACTACCCCGACGACGACGCCCATGGCCTCGGTGGACATGCGGTTGCCGATGACCACGCCCAGCCCCGCCAGGAACACTGCGGCCAAGAACCAGAGTTTCTTCACGCCCAAACCTCCAGAAAGATGAGTTCTGATGCTCACGACCCGCGCGCAAGCCCACTGGTAACCTTGTCCACCAGGCGCGGCACAAAACCCGTCGCCCGCTTGCCGCCCGGCAACAGGCGAATCGCGGGCCTGGTCCGAAAGCCGTTCGTCGCCAGTCGCGCGGTTTCCGGCGCCGAGATGTAGGCCCCCTGCAGGCGGATAATCTGGCCTTTGGCGACCAGCAGGAAGTCGCCCCGCCCCAGCAGGCGCTCGGCCCCAGTGCCGGCGATGCCGGTCGCCACCTTCGCGTCCTCGGGGCTTGTAACGCTGCCCACGATGCGCACGGGGAAGTTGCTCTTGACCAGCGAACCGATGACGGCGGCGGTGGGCTTCTGCGTGCACGCGACCACGTGGACGCCCGCGCCGCGCCCGCGCTGCACCAGGCGCGTTAGCGCCTCCTCCAGAGGCCGCCCGCCCACCGATACCAGGTCGGCCAGTTCGTCAATGAAGACGACCACGCGGGGCAGGTCTCGCCCTTCGGCATCGCGGCGCTCCATCTCGGCCACCAGGCGCTGCAGGACGCTCAGCGCCTCCTCGGTACGGCGCACCACGGGGAACAGGAGGTGCGGCAAATCGGAGAACGGCGCGAACCCCCGCCACTTCGGGTCAATCAGCACCATTTGCAGCGCCGACTGGCGATTGAACAGCGCAAGCGAGGCGATCATGGCGCGGGCCAGTTCCGTCTTGCCGCTGCCCGTGGTGCCCGCGATGAGCACGTGGGCCACGTCGGGGCTGGACAGGCGCAACAACAGCGGAGCGCCGCGCTCGTCCAGACCCAGCACGGCCGTGTGCGGCGGCACGGACGTGAGCCGCGCGCACAGGGGCAGCAGGTGCACCACGTCGCCGCGCTCCCTGGGCACCTCCACGTGCACCTCGCCGTTCTGGCGGAACACCCGACACGACGGCACGCCCAGCGACAGCGCCAACTCCTCGGCCAGGTTCGCCACCTGCCGCACCTTGGCGCCCATGGGCAGCGACACGCGGAAGCGCACGAATCGCGGCGTTACGAACCCGCCGCTGACCCGCGACGGCAGGCGGTGGCTGTACAGGACATCCTCAATGCGGTCGGCCTGGTAGTTCAAGACCTGGTGAAAGGCACTCATGGCGCGCCTCCCGCGCTAGGAAACCGCCGCCACCGGCTGGGGGAACACGAGGATGTTACCGGCGCGCGCAGCCGGTTCCGCTTCCTGCACGCCACGGCACGTCCGCGCCGAGCACGCCAGGCACTGGCTTGCGCTCTGCACAGGCGCGACCTTGAGGGCGCAGGCAGCGGTGTGGAAGCGAATGGCCGGCGGCTCGTTGTTCCACACCTCCACGCGGCCCGTGGCGTAGCGAACGACGATGGGACTCGGCTCGGTCTTCGCCAACGTGAACCGCAGGTGTTCGCAGCCCGATTGCCGCGCCGGGCAGGTGCGGCACAGGTTGGGCGAGACTTCGCGGTCG harbors:
- a CDS encoding DUF4349 domain-containing protein, which produces MAKKRWAWVIGAVMVATLLGACGSPATPVQDGATKSTYGGELPPVAPTMVPAPAPGQPDGGRGNASLVSDVEARKVIQTASLKITVKDTAAVLDAVQSLAKELGGYVVTSNAWRETEQLRAQVTLRVPADQLQAALQRIRAQAIKVDAESISGEDVTQEYTDIESRLRNLRATEKELLELLTTAREKTGKTEDVLAIFRELTQIREQIEMLQGRQQYLDTMTAMATISVDIWPEPLEKPIVEPGWKPLKTLRDAFRALTQTGQVLVDGLIWLVVYGVPVLALIAAPVVLIVWAVRRSRRRKAAPSQ
- the holA gene encoding DNA polymerase III subunit delta, producing the protein MFYIFDGDDDFSRDEALAALKAELGPADIVSLNTSVLDGAAVSLEELRHACDSIPFFGNARLVIVKGLLTRLHAPPRRKPSAAEQEEGEEAEPTVGPAQKDYRARLLEYLPALPPTTHLVFLESALLPSKSPFVALLAEHPDKGRRQTFILPNPRSRDGEAQLAAWIRARAKAKGARIDEAAVNALVELIGSDLRLMDSELEKLAAYCAEGLITLGDVRQLVPLAREAVVWDLIDAIAQKRLRAALDTLRRLLHEGEPPLRIFGLMVSEYRLLIQARTLADQGYSEERIAARLGVHPWRLRQRMETARRGSAESLKATYRLLLQTDMEIKTGIQEPEAALEFLVASLCR
- a CDS encoding DNA translocase FtsK, with the translated sequence MSAFHQVLNYQADRIEDVLYSHRLPSRVSGGFVTPRFVRFRVSLPMGAKVRQVANLAEELALSLGVPSCRVFRQNGEVHVEVPRERGDVVHLLPLCARLTSVPPHTAVLGLDERGAPLLLRLSSPDVAHVLIAGTTGSGKTELARAMIASLALFNRQSALQMVLIDPKWRGFAPFSDLPHLLFPVVRRTEEALSVLQRLVAEMERRDAEGRDLPRVVVFIDELADLVSVGGRPLEEALTRLVQRGRGAGVHVVACTQKPTAAVIGSLVKSNFPVRIVGSVTSPEDAKVATGIAGTGAERLLGRGDFLLVAKGQIIRLQGAYISAPETARLATNGFRTRPAIRLLPGGKRATGFVPRLVDKVTSGLARGS